CGACGGCGGCCGGCTGCGCCAGCGGCCCCGCCACCCCGGAGCAGCAGGACAACCTTGCCAAGCTGCTGGAATCGCCGGCGGTGGCCCAGTACGTCAACGACTTCCAGTTCGAGTCCAAGGACGACGCCTACAAGCACTTCAAGGAACAGTTCTCCAACTCCCCGATTGTCGACTCGGTCACGCCGGACCAGCTCCCCGCCTCCTTCCGGATCAACATGAAGGACCCGGAGAAATACCAGATCATCAGCGAGACCTTCTCCTCGCAGGCCGGGGTCGAAACCGTGATCGACCAGCGCCAGCTCCTGGAGCGGCTCTTCTCGGTCATGAACGCCGCGTCCCTCGTGGCTGTGAGTGTCGCCGGCGTGATGATTGTCTGTGCCATCCTGCTGATCGCCACCACGATCCGGCTGTCGGCCTTCAGCCGGCGCCGGGAGACGGGGATCATGCGCCTGGTCGGGGCGTCGAAGATCGTGATCCAGCTGCCGTTCATCCTCGAGGGCGTGATTGCCGCCGTGATTGGCGCAGCCCTGGCCTCGGGAACGCTGTGGGCTGTGGCGCATTTCTTCCTCGGCGGTTACCTGTCCAAGCAGTATCCGGACACCGCCTTCATCTCCGCAGGTCAGACGCTGATCCTGGCGCCGGCTCTGATCGGACTCGGCGTCCTGCTGGCAGGCGTATCATCACTCCTGACCCTTCGTCGATACTTGAGGGTCTAGCGTGCGCAACGAAAAAGGGAACCCCATGACACCGATGCACCGAATCGCCCCCCGGCCGGGTTCCGCCCGGCTCGCCGTGGGCGGACGCCGCACCCGCATCGTCAGCGCCGCACTGGCACTCGTCCTGGCGGCCACCATGGGCGCCTCGACGCCGGTGGCATTCGCCGACACCCTCGAAGACCAGCAGGCCGCCCTCCGTGAGGAAGCGGCCCGGGTCCAGCACTCCCTCGAGTTCGTCGACGCCCGGATCGCCCAGGCTGCCGGGGACCTCGTCCTGTACCAGGGCCAGCTCCCCGGTGCCCAGCAGGCCCTGCTCGAAGCCCAAGGCCGCGTGGCCAGCGCCGTCAAGGAAGCCGAGGCCCTCGCCGCCCGCGTGGACCTGGCGCAGCAGAACAAGGCCAAGATCACCCAGCAGCTCGAGACGGACAAACAGAAGATCGCCGACACGAAGAAGCTGATCGGGCAGATCGCCACCCAGGCCTACAAGTCCGGGGGGGTCCCCTCCAACCTTTCACTGTTCTTCGGCTCCAACAACACCGGCAGCCTCACGGACACGATCGACCTGGCCGACCAGGCCATGCGCAGCCAGAACTCCGCCATGGACAAGCTCACCCAGCAGAACGCCACCAACGTCAACTCCCAGGCGCGGCTCGAAGCGGTGGAAGCCGAAATCAAGGACCTCAAGGCCAAGGCCGACGCCGCGCTGGCCCGCGAACAGGCAGCCCGCGACGAGGCCGAGGCCAAAAAGGCCCAAGTGGACAAGCTCATCGCCGACACCACCCGGCTCGACGCCGAACTCCAGGCCGCCAAGCCGGGAATCCAGACCCAGCTCGCCCAGGTCAAGGCCCAGCAGGACGCCGTCGCCGCGGACATCGCCGAACGCGACCGGAAGCTGCGCGAGGCCTACGAAGCCGAACAGCGCCGGATCGCCGAGGCCGCCGCGGCCGCCGCCCTCGCCCAGGGCCAGGCCAAGCCACCGTATGTCCCCGCCCCGCCCGGCTCGCCGTCGGCGTTTGGGCTGCAGCATCCCCTGAACGGCGTCCCGATCACCTCCGGCTTCGGCTGGCGTGCGACCCCGCCGGGCACCATCGACTTCTACGGCCAGGGCGGCTACATGCACACCGGCATCGACTTCGGCGCCGCCTGCGGCACGCCGGTCTTTGCCGCGGCGGCCGGCACCGTGTTCTCGGCCGGGTGGGCCAACGACGGCGGCGGCAACAACGTGAAGATCTCCCACGGCGTCATCCAGGGCAACTCGCTGACCACGATTTATTACCACAACACCAGCGTTGTGGTCTCGCCGGGCCAGCAGGTGAGCCGCGGCCAGCTGATCGCCTACTCCGGAACCACCGGAAACTCCACAGGCTGCCACTCGCACTTCGAGACCTGGCTTAACGGCCGGGCCGTCGACCCGATGAACCTGCTCTGATCCGCCCGGAGCGGAAGCCACACGGCCGGGCTGCGGCCCTGCCGTAAACTGGAAGAAGCCTGCGCCGCTCCGGCATAGGGCCCACCCCTCGATTCAAGGAGTTCTACCGTGCCGAAAGAAAGTGGCCGTAAGGTAGTGGCCACCAACCGCAAGGCCCGGCACGACTACCACATCCTCGACACCT
This DNA window, taken from Pseudarthrobacter sp. ATCC 49987, encodes the following:
- the ftsX gene encoding permease-like cell division protein FtsX yields the protein MRLQFVLAEIGSGLRRNLSMVVSVILVTFVSLTFVGAAGMLQLQINQMKGYWYDKVQVAIFLCSDGSTAAGCASGPATPEQQDNLAKLLESPAVAQYVNDFQFESKDDAYKHFKEQFSNSPIVDSVTPDQLPASFRINMKDPEKYQIISETFSSQAGVETVIDQRQLLERLFSVMNAASLVAVSVAGVMIVCAILLIATTIRLSAFSRRRETGIMRLVGASKIVIQLPFILEGVIAAVIGAALASGTLWAVAHFFLGGYLSKQYPDTAFISAGQTLILAPALIGLGVLLAGVSSLLTLRRYLRV
- a CDS encoding M23 family metallopeptidase — its product is MTPMHRIAPRPGSARLAVGGRRTRIVSAALALVLAATMGASTPVAFADTLEDQQAALREEAARVQHSLEFVDARIAQAAGDLVLYQGQLPGAQQALLEAQGRVASAVKEAEALAARVDLAQQNKAKITQQLETDKQKIADTKKLIGQIATQAYKSGGVPSNLSLFFGSNNTGSLTDTIDLADQAMRSQNSAMDKLTQQNATNVNSQARLEAVEAEIKDLKAKADAALAREQAARDEAEAKKAQVDKLIADTTRLDAELQAAKPGIQTQLAQVKAQQDAVAADIAERDRKLREAYEAEQRRIAEAAAAAALAQGQAKPPYVPAPPGSPSAFGLQHPLNGVPITSGFGWRATPPGTIDFYGQGGYMHTGIDFGAACGTPVFAAAAGTVFSAGWANDGGGNNVKISHGVIQGNSLTTIYYHNTSVVVSPGQQVSRGQLIAYSGTTGNSTGCHSHFETWLNGRAVDPMNLL